A genome region from Crossiella equi includes the following:
- a CDS encoding CHAT domain-containing protein yields MTVQLTYVDLGDLYLTWRWEHDPASPRVVVLPRDRVDPPLRDLAAALPTPLPGETAYQALARALTGAYTDRAREAELSGRLAEALLPAQLSAELNEVLLSGRSLHLRVQPSPSTAQVPWEALRVDTAERLVHNAIASVLVPATVRGAPTRHVPPYRPDGPVAAALDPVTPLGPVLGEPTPALAALRVELGPPVDRTALPGALATASRFLYAGHVTTSAHALDARLHLADGPVAAADLLATRCPSRVALIACESGGEHRYAEPSGLVAAFVHGGAEHVTATRWVLPTDEGLARLLPGFARPPEGVLPAAVLAVHAAHGAHDPVAAVNAWQRDQADRWQTTGDPALTPLLWAAFGTTWAPPPG; encoded by the coding sequence GTGACCGTCCAGCTCACCTACGTCGACCTCGGCGACCTGTACCTCACCTGGCGCTGGGAGCACGACCCCGCCAGCCCAAGGGTCGTGGTCCTGCCACGCGACCGCGTGGACCCGCCCCTGCGGGACCTGGCCGCCGCCCTGCCCACCCCGCTGCCCGGGGAGACGGCGTACCAGGCCCTGGCCCGGGCGCTGACCGGCGCGTACACCGACCGCGCCCGCGAGGCCGAGCTGTCCGGCAGGCTGGCCGAGGCGCTGCTCCCGGCCCAGCTCTCCGCCGAGCTGAACGAGGTCCTGCTCAGCGGCCGGTCACTGCACCTGCGCGTCCAGCCCTCCCCCAGCACGGCCCAGGTGCCGTGGGAGGCGCTGCGCGTGGACACCGCGGAACGCCTGGTGCACAACGCGATCGCCTCGGTGCTGGTGCCCGCGACGGTCCGCGGCGCGCCCACCCGCCACGTCCCGCCGTACCGCCCGGACGGCCCGGTGGCCGCCGCGCTCGACCCGGTCACCCCGCTCGGCCCGGTGCTGGGCGAGCCCACCCCCGCGCTGGCCGCCCTGCGCGTCGAGCTCGGCCCGCCCGTGGACCGCACCGCCCTGCCCGGGGCGCTCGCCACCGCGTCCCGGTTCCTCTACGCCGGGCACGTCACCACCTCGGCACACGCGCTCGACGCCCGCCTGCACCTGGCCGACGGTCCGGTGGCCGCGGCCGACCTGCTGGCCACCCGGTGCCCGTCCCGGGTGGCGCTCATCGCCTGCGAGAGCGGCGGCGAGCACCGCTACGCCGAACCGTCCGGCCTGGTCGCGGCGTTCGTGCACGGCGGGGCCGAGCACGTCACCGCCACCCGCTGGGTGCTGCCCACCGACGAGGGGCTGGCCCGCCTGCTGCCCGGGTTCGCCCGCCCACCCGAGGGTGTGCTGCCCGCCGCCGTGCTGGCCGTGCACGCCGCCCACGGCGCGCACGACCCCGTGGCCGCGGTGAACGCCTGGCAGCGCGACCAGGCCGACCGGTGGCAGACCACCGGCGACCCGGCCCTCACCCCGCTGCTGTGGGCGGCCTTCGGCACCACCTGGGCGCCGCCGCCCGGCTAG
- a CDS encoding metal ABC transporter substrate-binding protein yields MRTRLSALATALLLPLAACGTPVGGSGDGRPVVLTTFTVLADIAGNVAGDKLRVESITKVGAEIHGYDPTPADIRKAAQAKLILDNGLNLEAWFTKFVAELDVPHAVVSEGVAPIDISEDAYRGKPNPHAWMSPLNVRTYVDNMVKAFEKLAPGHAAEFRANGEKYKQRLDEVRRNLIDALSPLPKEQRALVTCEGAFSYLARDAGLTERYLWAVNAEQQATPQQIAGAIEFVKQNRVPAVFCESTVSDAPMQQVVQATGARFGGTLYVDSLSAADGPVPTYLDLIRHDATTIASALTGAKR; encoded by the coding sequence ATGCGCACCCGGCTGTCCGCCCTCGCCACCGCCCTCCTGCTGCCACTGGCCGCCTGCGGCACCCCGGTGGGCGGCAGCGGTGACGGCCGCCCGGTGGTGCTGACCACGTTCACCGTGCTCGCCGACATCGCGGGCAACGTGGCCGGGGACAAGCTCCGGGTCGAGTCGATCACCAAGGTCGGCGCGGAGATCCACGGCTACGACCCGACGCCCGCCGACATCCGCAAGGCCGCGCAGGCCAAGCTGATCCTGGACAACGGCCTCAACCTGGAGGCCTGGTTCACCAAGTTCGTCGCCGAGCTGGACGTGCCGCACGCGGTGGTCAGCGAGGGCGTGGCACCCATCGACATCAGCGAGGACGCCTACCGGGGCAAGCCGAACCCGCACGCGTGGATGTCCCCGCTGAACGTACGCACCTACGTGGACAACATGGTCAAGGCGTTCGAGAAGCTGGCCCCCGGGCACGCGGCCGAGTTCCGCGCCAACGGCGAGAAGTACAAGCAGCGGCTGGACGAGGTGCGGCGCAACCTCATCGACGCGCTCAGCCCGCTGCCGAAGGAGCAGCGCGCGCTGGTCACCTGCGAGGGCGCGTTCTCCTACCTGGCCCGCGACGCCGGGCTCACCGAGCGCTACCTGTGGGCGGTCAACGCCGAGCAGCAGGCCACCCCGCAGCAGATCGCCGGGGCCATCGAGTTCGTGAAGCAGAACCGGGTGCCCGCGGTGTTCTGCGAGTCCACCGTCTCCGACGCGCCCATGCAGCAGGTCGTGCAGGCCACCGGCGCCCGCTTCGGCGGCACGCTGTACGTGGACTCGCTCTCGGCCGCGGACGGCCCGGTGCCCACCTACCTGGACCTGATCCGCCACGACGCCACCACGATCGCCTCCGCGCTCACCGGGGCGAAGCGATGA